A window of Choloepus didactylus isolate mChoDid1 chromosome 21, mChoDid1.pri, whole genome shotgun sequence contains these coding sequences:
- the LOC119517532 gene encoding twinfilin-1-like, with protein sequence MTRGGRQRSLHFLEPSAGAAGCSQWRIPEPAAAAMSHQTGIQASEDVKDIFARARNGKYRLLKISIENEQLVIGSCSQPSDSWDKDYDSFVLPLLEDKQPCYILFRLDSQNAQGYEWIFIAWSPDHSHVRQKMLYAATRATLKKEFGGGHIKDEVFGTVKEDVSLHGYKKYLLSQSSPAPLTAAEEELRQIKINEVQTDVSVDTKHQTLQGVAFPISQEAFQALEKLNNRQLNYVQLEIDIKNEIIILANTTNTELKDLPKRIPRDSARYHFFLYKHSHEGDYLESIVFIYSMPGYTCSIRERMLYSSCKSPLLEIVERQLQMDVIGKIEIDNGDELTADFLYEEVHPKQHAHKQSFAKPKGPAGKRGIRRLIRGPAETEATTD encoded by the coding sequence ATGACGCGCGGAGGCCGGCAGAGGAGCCTCCACTTCCTGGAACCCTCGGCCGGGGCCGCTGGCTGCAGTCAGTGGCGGATCCCGGAGCCCGCGGCTGCCGCCATGTCCCACCAGACCGGCATCCAAGCTAGTGAAGATGTTAAAGATATCTTTGCCAGagcaagaaatggaaaatacagactTCTGAAAATATCTATTGAAAATGAGCAACTTGTGATTGGGTCATGTAGTCAACCTTCAGATTCCTGGGATAAGGATTATGATTCCTTTGTTCTACCCCTCCTGGAGGACAAACAACCATGCTATATATTATTCAGATTAGATTCCCAGAATGCCcagggatatgaatggatatTCATTGCATGGTCTCCAGATCATTCTCATGTTCGTCAGAAAATGTTGTATGCAGCAACAAGAGCAACTCTAAAGAAGGAGTTTGGAGGTGGCCACATTAAAGATGAAGTATTTGGAACAGTAAAGGAAGATGTATCATTACatggatataaaaaatatttgctatcacAATCTTCCCCTGCCCCGTTGACTGCAGCAGAGGAAGAATTACgacaaattaaaattaatgaggTACAAACTGATGTGAGTGTGGACACTAAGCATCAAACACTACAAGGGGTAGCATTTCCTATTTCTCAGGAAGCTTTTCAGGCTTTGGAAAAATTGAATAACAGACAGCTCAACTATGTGCAGTTGGAAAtagatataaaaaatgaaattataattttgGCCAACACAACAAATACAGAACTAAAAGATTTGCCAAAGAGGATTCCCAGAGATTCAGCACGTTATCACTTCTTTCTGTATAAACATTCCCATGAAGGAGACTATTTGGAGTccatagtttttatttattcaatgccTGGATATACATGTAGTATAAGAGAACGGATGTTGTATTCTAGCTGCAAGAGCCCTCTGCTAGAAATTGTAGAACGACAACTACAAATGGATGTAATTGGAAAGATTGAGATAGATAATGGGGATGAATTGACTGCAGACTTCCTTTATGAAGAAGTACACCCCAAGCAACATGCTCATAAGCAAAGTTTTGCGAAACCAAAAGGTCCTGCAGGAAAAAGAGGAATTCGAAGACTAATTCGCGGTCCAGCTGAAACTGAAGCAACTACTGATTGA